In a single window of the Ancylothrix sp. D3o genome:
- a CDS encoding class I SAM-dependent methyltransferase — MSKKQESSSPKGSTPASTAHSAFSADAVQPLLNAVALRFNRQYLGQAFELPPEVEAMQVFHDWAAGSLEAKIASRFWEIAQPQKNQRCLDLGCGVSFLVYPWRDWGAFFYGQDISTVAVEALNTRGPQMNSKLFKKVNLGGAHELNYDSGQFDLVFATGWSCYYPLEYWQGVMAQVKRVLKPGGSFVFDVLDINAPLAENWSILETYLGAEVFLEELDVWEKLLKDSQVKIEKKQAGELFQLYKVKF; from the coding sequence ATGTCAAAAAAACAAGAGTCTTCCTCGCCAAAAGGCAGCACACCGGCATCAACCGCACACTCTGCCTTTTCGGCTGATGCGGTTCAGCCTTTGTTAAATGCGGTGGCGTTGCGTTTTAACCGGCAATATTTGGGACAAGCCTTTGAGTTACCGCCCGAAGTAGAAGCAATGCAGGTTTTCCATGATTGGGCTGCCGGTTCTTTGGAGGCTAAAATTGCTTCTCGTTTTTGGGAAATTGCCCAACCACAAAAAAATCAGCGTTGTTTGGATCTCGGTTGTGGGGTGAGTTTTTTGGTCTATCCTTGGCGAGATTGGGGGGCTTTTTTTTACGGTCAAGATATTAGCACGGTGGCTGTTGAAGCTTTAAATACTCGTGGCCCACAAATGAATTCTAAGCTCTTTAAAAAAGTGAATTTAGGTGGTGCTCACGAGTTAAATTATGATAGCGGTCAGTTTGATTTGGTGTTTGCTACCGGCTGGAGTTGTTATTATCCCCTGGAATACTGGCAAGGTGTCATGGCACAAGTAAAGCGGGTGCTTAAACCAGGCGGTTCTTTTGTTTTTGATGTTTTAGATATCAATGCGCCTTTAGCGGAAAATTGGTCAATTTTAGAGACTTATTTAGGGGCGGAGGTGTTTTTAGAAGAGTTGGATGTTTGGGAAAAGTTGCTGAAAGATTCTCAGGTAAAAATTGAGAAAAAACAGGCCGGTGAATTGTTTCAGCTTTATAAAGTTAAATTTTAA
- a CDS encoding YciI family protein — protein MNKYIMWGSYCADVLEKRVPYREAHLEGIAKLKEAGVVMTIGPTKDLTKVFGIYQAEDEETVRKAIEADPYWQNGIWTKYEIKEWIQAF, from the coding sequence ATGAACAAATACATAATGTGGGGAAGTTATTGTGCTGATGTTTTGGAAAAACGGGTTCCTTACCGTGAGGCACATTTAGAGGGAATTGCCAAATTAAAAGAGGCCGGTGTTGTTATGACAATTGGCCCCACAAAAGATTTAACAAAAGTGTTTGGAATTTATCAAGCCGAAGATGAGGAAACAGTAAGAAAAGCTATTGAGGCTGATCCTTATTGGCAAAATGGAATCTGGACAAAGTATGAAATAAAAGAGTGGATTCAGGCTTTTTGA